A single Syngnathoides biaculeatus isolate LvHL_M chromosome 18, ASM1980259v1, whole genome shotgun sequence DNA region contains:
- the atf5a gene encoding uncharacterized protein atf5a produces MDRMMMVTQAPVWKTLRACQGDPLALSHPQANHSQSQGCRGEVSEGSQHLIGDVLTDWMTEEVDFSSYLPNPPSPPTSTNASLPPSPLHNDIHVPSDLEVMTSLLQEELAQLEDYFLSEPLPEKGPRLGKCDRGPPLTVPQPFGQLPYTSYSTPSQSESSPFLLTLASGELDLLGVCGGPVVRSKIPRHTPYSCGRPSPCVRKRIPDTVRLSDSYDNSSSSKASNSGNSALTYCCVEEEQLIGKGYCLGSAAELRKCATLAKEEKNCCFSHNAVGNAKVAAAAGGFHFGASLDDTPKKEDLLMYSMREVSAGTGNSEVLASIKTGVEVAKATVSWKAQSSESCYLSGAPQSETYHSFFTEQVKAENLQIGQHDLHCNFLEEPGPECLLMARDSLSLESCRLREDHCAVKYQFDVIPAEGGGERKQKKRDQNKTAAHRYRQRKRAELDSLEEQLHCLEGRNRELRDKAESVEREIQYVKDLLIEVYKARSQRLKQDTG; encoded by the exons ATGGACAGAATGATGATGGTGACACAGGCTCCTGTTTGGAAGACGCTTCGTGCGTGCCAGGGAGAccccctcgctctctctcaccCACAGGCTAAccacagccaatcacaggggtgCAGGGGGGAGGTGTCAGAGGGGAGTCAGCACTTAATTG GTGATGTTCTCACCGACTGGATGACGGAAGAAGTGGATTTCTCCTCGTACCTCCCAAACCCTCCCTCCCCTCCTACATCCACCAATGCCTCCCTTCCCCCGTCACCCCTTCACAATGATATCCATGTGCCCTCTGACTTAGAGGTTATGACCTCTCTGCTGCAAGAGGAACTCGCCCAACTGGAAGACTACTTCCTATCGGAGCCACTACCGGAGAAAGGTCCGAGGCTGGGGAAATGCGACCGGGGACCTCCGCTGACGGTTCCTCAACCGTTCGGACAACTTCCCTACACATCGTACTCCacacccagccaatcggaaTCCAGCCCATTTCTTCTCACCTTGGCAAGCGGAGAACTGGACTTGCTTGGCGTGTGCGGTGGGCCTGTTGTCCGATCAAAAATTCCCAGGCACACCCCGTATAGCTGCGGCCGCCCCAGCCCGTGCGTTAGGAAAAGAATCCCAGACACGGTGAGGTTAAGTGACAGTTATGACAACAGTTCAAGTTCCAAAGCAAGCAACTCAGGTAACTCGGCACTCACTTATTGCTGCGTGGAAGAGGAGCAGTTAATCGGGAAAGGCTACTGTCTGGGCAGTGCGGCCGAGCTCCGAAAATGCGCCACTCTAGCGAAAGAAGAGAAGAACTGCTGCTTCAGTCACAACGCCGTTGGCAACGCAAAGGTCGCCGCTGCCGCTGGTGGATTCCATTTTGGCGCATCACTTGACGACACGCCAAAGAAGGAAGATCTGTTGATGTATAGCATGAGAGAAGTGAGTGCCGGCACTGGCAACAGCGAGGTGCTCGCCAGCATCAAAACCGGTGTGGAGGTGGCAAAAGCCACAGTTTCCTGGAAAGCCCAGAGCAGCGAAAGTTGTTATCTTTCGGGAGCACCCCAGTCCGAGACCTATCACAGCTTCTTCACCGAACAGGTCAAAGCAGAAAATCTGCAGATTGGGCAGCATGACTTGCACTGTAATTTCCTGGAGGAACCGGGCCCAGAATGTCTTCTGATGGCGAGGGACAGTCTGAGCTTAGAATCTTGCAGGCTGAGGGAAGACCACTGTGCTGTGAAATATCAATTTGATGTCATTCCCGCAGAAGGTGGAGGGGAGCGCAAACAGAAGAAGCGAGATCAGAACAAAACAGCTGCTCACAG GTATCGGCAAAGAAAAAGGGCAGAATTAGATTCTTTGGAAGAACAGCTGCATTGCTTGGAAGGGAGGAACCGTGAGCTGCGGGACAAGGCAGAGTCTGTAGAGCGTGAAATCCAGTACGTCAAAGACCTCTTGATCGAAGTTTACAAGGCCAGAAGCCAAAGGCTAAAGCAGGACACAGGATAA